One Sphingobacteruim zhuxiongii DNA window includes the following coding sequences:
- a CDS encoding sodium:solute symporter family protein encodes MQTIDYVIIVVFFILLIGIGVYSYFKVNSSADFFTAGGKLPWWLSGISHHVSGYSGAVFVAYASIAYTHGFVMYVWWAFTIAIAMIGTIVFIAPRWARLRAKTGIQSPTEYLATRYNLPVQQLMAWCGVIVKLFDVGAKWAAVGILLNAFMGIPIVTGIILSGVVTLFYVTLGGLWADVLNDFMSFLIQVASGLVMFVVVLMHLGDGAAGVFTMWDRLPAEHSNWFNSPYTVGFAMAFLVINFFSYSGGTWNLATRFISSPSGKDAKKAAILSAILYLVWPLILFFPMFAAPIFFPNLERPETSYSLMAMQFLPPGLLGLLVASLFSTTLSMTSSDANTISSVITRDILPVMLKRINEFDKKKMLLVARITTFTFILLTIFIAFNAQTFGGVIGLIISWFAALLGPISIPMILGLLPYFKRSGSTAALLSIIGGLLTFIVLKVIGGTGLAVELAGPLIMSLTLYIGYAFIAKDEVPEKTEALLDAINEE; translated from the coding sequence ATGCAGACCATTGATTATGTCATCATTGTCGTATTTTTCATTCTCCTCATAGGTATTGGTGTATACAGTTATTTCAAAGTAAATTCCTCTGCTGATTTTTTTACAGCAGGAGGTAAGCTTCCTTGGTGGCTCTCTGGAATTTCGCATCATGTGTCTGGATATAGTGGTGCTGTCTTTGTGGCCTACGCCTCGATTGCATACACGCATGGATTTGTGATGTACGTATGGTGGGCATTTACGATCGCAATTGCCATGATCGGAACCATCGTATTTATTGCTCCACGTTGGGCGCGACTACGTGCTAAAACAGGAATACAATCGCCAACAGAATATTTAGCAACGAGATATAATCTGCCAGTGCAACAACTCATGGCATGGTGCGGGGTTATTGTCAAGTTGTTCGACGTTGGGGCCAAGTGGGCCGCTGTCGGAATCCTCTTAAACGCTTTCATGGGAATCCCTATTGTTACAGGTATTATTCTTTCCGGCGTAGTTACTTTATTCTATGTAACCTTAGGGGGCCTATGGGCGGATGTCTTAAATGACTTCATGTCATTCTTAATCCAAGTTGCATCTGGACTCGTGATGTTTGTCGTTGTACTAATGCATTTAGGTGATGGCGCAGCTGGTGTGTTCACGATGTGGGATCGACTGCCGGCTGAGCATAGCAACTGGTTCAATTCACCCTATACAGTAGGCTTTGCCATGGCATTTTTGGTCATAAATTTCTTTAGCTATAGTGGCGGAACATGGAATCTAGCAACGAGATTTATATCATCGCCATCTGGAAAAGACGCAAAAAAAGCAGCGATCTTATCAGCGATTTTATATCTCGTATGGCCGTTAATCCTCTTCTTTCCGATGTTTGCAGCGCCTATTTTCTTTCCAAATCTTGAAAGACCAGAAACATCATATTCGTTAATGGCGATGCAATTTTTGCCACCAGGATTGTTAGGCCTATTAGTGGCGTCGCTGTTTTCGACAACCTTGTCGATGACTTCATCGGATGCCAATACAATTTCATCTGTTATAACAAGAGATATTTTACCTGTAATGCTTAAACGAATAAACGAATTCGATAAGAAAAAAATGTTGTTGGTCGCTCGTATTACAACTTTTACGTTTATCCTTTTAACCATTTTTATAGCCTTTAATGCACAAACATTTGGAGGCGTAATTGGATTAATTATATCCTGGTTTGCAGCGCTTTTAGGCCCAATATCAATTCCGATGATCTTAGGATTATTACCATACTTTAAACGCAGTGGAAGCACCGCTGCATTGCTTTCAATCATCGGCGGATTACTGACATTTATCGTATTAAAAGTGATCGGCGGAACTGGACTTGCCGTTGAATTAGCAGGACCATTGATTATGTCGTTAACCCTATATATCGGCTATGCATTCATTGCAAAAGATGAAGTGCCAGAGAAAACTGAAGCATTGTTGGACGCTATAAATGAAGAATAG
- a CDS encoding M20 metallopeptidase family protein — protein sequence MSQIETRLTQEFNIIEKVVQWRRHLHQHPELSFEEKATTTYIGSVLSEIGIPFEQVSPTGLIGYIRGNGKSEKSIALRADIDALPITEDNKHDYVSLNPGVMHACGHDFHSSNLLGVAYLLNEIKHTLDGNVVLIFQAAEERIPGGASAIIASGILDRYQVQKVIGQHVSPQLPLGTFGFKSDYAMASSDELYIDISGRGGHGAQPQLNLDPVIISAQLLVGLQQVVSRYADPRIPSVLSFGKVIANGAANVIPDSVHLAGTFRTTDETWRAKALEKIENLIIQTVNAYGASAKIEIKRGYPALFNDPTLTTTLQSLAAKLYGSEHSISVPTWMASEDFAYYAQKYPSLFYFVGTRNEEKGIVSELHTSTFDIDETIYERSVEFMFKGAVSVLQNL from the coding sequence ATGAGCCAAATAGAAACTAGACTAACGCAGGAATTTAACATTATAGAAAAAGTAGTGCAATGGCGAAGACACCTTCATCAGCATCCTGAGCTTTCATTTGAAGAGAAAGCGACGACTACTTATATTGGTTCAGTCTTGTCAGAGATTGGAATCCCTTTCGAACAGGTATCTCCTACTGGCCTTATCGGGTACATACGCGGAAATGGAAAGTCAGAAAAAAGCATCGCTTTACGGGCAGATATTGATGCCTTGCCGATCACTGAAGATAACAAACACGACTATGTTTCCTTAAACCCGGGAGTAATGCATGCTTGTGGTCATGACTTCCACTCGTCTAACCTATTAGGTGTGGCTTATCTATTAAATGAAATCAAACACACGTTGGATGGAAATGTTGTTTTAATTTTTCAAGCGGCAGAGGAACGTATTCCTGGAGGTGCTTCGGCTATTATTGCGTCTGGAATATTGGATCGCTATCAGGTTCAAAAAGTCATTGGTCAGCATGTCTCTCCTCAGCTTCCATTGGGAACTTTCGGATTTAAATCCGACTATGCGATGGCGTCAAGTGATGAGCTTTACATCGATATTTCGGGTCGTGGAGGTCATGGCGCACAACCGCAATTGAACTTAGACCCTGTCATAATTTCTGCTCAGTTGTTAGTTGGTTTGCAACAAGTCGTTTCAAGATATGCGGATCCGCGAATCCCATCTGTTTTATCATTCGGTAAAGTAATTGCAAATGGGGCTGCGAATGTCATCCCGGACAGTGTACACTTAGCTGGAACCTTTCGAACTACAGACGAGACATGGCGCGCAAAAGCATTAGAAAAGATAGAAAATCTGATCATTCAAACTGTGAATGCTTATGGGGCATCTGCTAAAATTGAAATCAAGAGAGGTTATCCTGCACTCTTTAATGATCCTACGCTTACCACGACCTTGCAAAGTCTGGCTGCTAAATTATACGGATCTGAGCACAGCATTTCTGTACCCACTTGGATGGCATCGGAAGATTTTGCTTACTATGCACAAAAATATCCTTCTTTATTTTATTTTGTAGGGACTCGAAATGAAGAGAAAGGAATTGTATCGGAATTACATACATCAACCTTTGATATTGATGAGACGATCTATGAGCGATCGGTAGAATTTATGTTTAAAGGAGCAGTTTCCGTTTTACAAAATTTGTAA
- a CDS encoding dihydrodipicolinate synthase family protein, translated as MKKLSQDLKKFLLEGQVFPAHPLALNEDRTLDEASQRRLTRYYMESGAGGVAVAVHSTQFEIRDPNINLFKIVLELAAEEIEKVNLDRPFLKIAGICGPTEQALEEAEIAAKLGYHIGLLSMGGLQGWTEEAILDRVRKVAQVIPVFGFYLQPSVGGRIFSYKFWQEFVEIEGVEAIKCASFNRYQTLDVMRALASSSRIDDVAMYTGNDDNIVADLLTTYDFQVDGTTKTVEFRGGLLGHWAVWTRKAVDLLSQVKQAKASKDYHHLNALLSKGIKVTDSNAAFFDPAHDFHGCIPGIHEVLRRQGLLKGIWCLNPDEVLSEGQADEISRIYASYPELNDDAFVKAFLSKDNI; from the coding sequence ATGAAGAAGCTTTCACAAGATTTAAAGAAGTTTTTATTAGAAGGTCAGGTTTTTCCGGCGCATCCATTAGCCTTGAATGAAGATCGCACCTTAGATGAGGCAAGCCAGCGTCGTTTAACGAGATATTATATGGAATCGGGTGCTGGGGGTGTTGCGGTAGCAGTTCACTCTACACAGTTTGAGATCCGTGATCCGAATATCAACTTATTTAAAATAGTATTGGAACTGGCTGCCGAAGAGATTGAAAAAGTGAATTTAGATCGTCCTTTTTTAAAAATCGCGGGCATTTGTGGACCAACGGAACAAGCTTTGGAAGAAGCGGAGATAGCAGCTAAACTAGGTTACCATATCGGTTTACTTAGTATGGGTGGACTACAAGGATGGACGGAAGAAGCAATTTTAGATCGCGTTCGTAAAGTTGCACAAGTTATTCCAGTATTTGGATTTTATCTCCAACCATCTGTAGGAGGGCGTATATTTTCTTATAAGTTCTGGCAAGAATTTGTTGAAATTGAAGGCGTCGAAGCAATTAAATGTGCGTCGTTTAATAGATATCAAACACTAGATGTGATGCGCGCATTAGCAAGTTCATCGCGAATTGATGATGTTGCCATGTATACAGGCAATGACGATAATATCGTCGCTGATTTATTGACAACCTATGATTTCCAAGTTGATGGAACGACTAAAACCGTAGAGTTTCGCGGTGGACTACTTGGTCATTGGGCAGTTTGGACAAGAAAAGCAGTAGATCTTTTAAGTCAAGTAAAGCAAGCAAAGGCGTCGAAAGATTATCATCATTTAAATGCTTTATTAAGTAAAGGGATCAAAGTTACAGATAGTAATGCTGCATTCTTCGACCCAGCTCATGATTTTCATGGTTGTATCCCAGGAATTCATGAGGTCTTAAGACGTCAGGGATTACTGAAAGGAATTTGGTGTTTGAATCCAGATGAAGTACTTTCTGAAGGACAAGCCGATGAAATATCACGGATATACGCAAGCTATCCAGAGCTAAATGATGACGCTTTTGTTAAAGCGTTCCTAAGTAAAGATAATATTTAG
- a CDS encoding NAD-dependent epimerase/dehydratase family protein, with the protein MDLKKLEEKYAIPSRELVEDVKQIEGDIMLLGIAGKMGVSMGKLLVDALKLAGKENKVYGVSRFSDPKAKSQVEESGIVAIACDLLNDAELFNLPNVANVIYLAGHKFGTVGNEDFTWAMNTYLPGRVSEKFKDSKIVAFSSGNVLPFVKLNEGGVDEDATPAPIGEYAQSCLGRERVFQYFAKKNQTEMLIYRLNYAVDFRYGVIMEIGKSVWNGKPIDLRTENVNVIWQGDANEIAIRSLLHCEAPAKVLNVTGPETLSTKWVAKEFAKIFGKEAKFEFEAEGSALLNNASECHRLFGYPKVTIREVIELNAAWIQNGGDEFGKPTHFQERGGQF; encoded by the coding sequence ATGGATTTAAAAAAATTGGAAGAAAAGTATGCTATTCCTTCTAGAGAATTAGTTGAAGACGTGAAACAGATTGAAGGCGATATCATGTTGTTGGGGATTGCTGGGAAGATGGGTGTGAGCATGGGTAAACTTTTAGTTGATGCATTGAAATTAGCGGGAAAAGAGAACAAAGTTTATGGCGTATCTCGTTTCTCTGATCCAAAGGCAAAAAGTCAAGTAGAGGAAAGCGGAATCGTTGCGATCGCTTGCGATCTATTAAATGATGCAGAATTATTCAATCTTCCGAACGTTGCTAATGTAATTTACTTAGCGGGACATAAGTTCGGAACGGTAGGCAATGAGGATTTCACATGGGCGATGAATACTTATTTGCCAGGTCGGGTTTCGGAGAAATTTAAAGATTCGAAAATCGTAGCATTCTCATCAGGAAATGTGCTTCCATTTGTGAAGTTAAATGAAGGTGGCGTTGATGAAGATGCAACTCCTGCACCAATCGGTGAGTATGCACAGTCTTGTTTGGGTAGAGAGCGTGTTTTTCAATATTTCGCTAAGAAAAACCAAACGGAGATGCTTATCTATCGTTTAAATTATGCTGTAGATTTCCGCTATGGTGTGATTATGGAAATTGGCAAATCTGTATGGAATGGAAAACCAATTGATTTACGTACCGAAAATGTGAATGTAATTTGGCAGGGTGATGCGAATGAAATTGCTATTCGTTCCTTACTACACTGTGAAGCACCGGCTAAAGTATTAAACGTAACAGGACCGGAAACGTTATCGACAAAATGGGTTGCGAAAGAATTTGCAAAGATCTTCGGTAAGGAAGCAAAATTTGAATTCGAAGCTGAGGGTTCTGCTTTATTGAACAATGCATCTGAATGTCATCGTCTATTTGGTTATCCAAAAGTAACAATCAGAGAAGTGATTGAGCTGAATGCTGCTTGGATACAAAACGGAGGAGATGAGTTCGGAAAGCCAACACATTTTCAAGAAAGAGGAGGACAGTTTTAA
- a CDS encoding Nramp family divalent metal transporter translates to MNKNWLLKGLSILGPGIVTAALVFGPSKMTITSKMGADYGFELIWVIFLAIFFMLIFTNMSARIGQYNTDSLLTLIRKKIGKFGSVFIGAGIFLVAISFQAGNSTGVGIAMGEATGTDAKIWIVVFNLAGILLLFFRSFYQVLEKVMLGLVILMLISFLVTLILIQPSLNHIADGLVPHIPTGSTGLIVAFIASCFSLVGAFYQSYLVQEKRKSNPEGNSEDKHAQLSSTIGILILGLMSAVVLICAASVLHTKGMKVNSASEMAMALEPLFGSKASLLFLIGLFGASFSSLIGNATLGGSMLGDALGLKGNLNNNYVKILIAVVMVFGAIISLLFSSLPLELIVLAQSVTIFLVPFTGIAIYWIANSEDIMGEHKNNLFQKIVGLLGILLVIGLAVLNFKVLVLS, encoded by the coding sequence ATGAATAAAAACTGGTTATTAAAAGGCCTATCAATCTTAGGTCCGGGGATCGTAACTGCTGCTTTAGTGTTTGGTCCTAGTAAAATGACGATCACTTCGAAAATGGGCGCAGATTACGGGTTTGAACTCATCTGGGTAATCTTTTTGGCGATTTTCTTCATGCTCATTTTTACCAATATGAGTGCTAGAATTGGCCAATACAACACGGATTCGCTGCTTACTTTAATTCGTAAGAAAATTGGAAAATTTGGAAGTGTTTTTATTGGTGCAGGTATATTCTTAGTGGCCATTTCATTCCAGGCGGGGAACTCTACAGGAGTTGGAATTGCGATGGGTGAAGCGACAGGTACAGATGCAAAGATTTGGATTGTCGTGTTTAACCTTGCGGGTATCCTATTACTTTTCTTCCGATCATTTTACCAAGTCTTGGAGAAAGTGATGCTTGGATTGGTAATTCTAATGTTAATCAGCTTTCTGGTAACCCTAATATTAATTCAACCTTCTTTAAATCATATTGCAGATGGTTTAGTTCCGCACATTCCAACAGGATCGACCGGATTAATCGTCGCATTCATAGCTTCTTGTTTTTCATTAGTAGGCGCGTTCTATCAATCTTACTTAGTACAAGAGAAACGTAAATCAAATCCTGAAGGGAATAGTGAAGACAAACATGCTCAATTAAGTAGTACCATCGGTATTTTAATCCTTGGTCTTATGAGTGCTGTTGTGCTAATCTGTGCTGCGTCAGTTTTACATACCAAAGGTATGAAAGTAAACTCCGCTTCAGAGATGGCGATGGCCTTGGAACCCTTATTTGGATCGAAAGCAAGTCTGCTATTCTTAATTGGACTATTTGGAGCTTCGTTCTCATCGTTAATTGGAAATGCCACCTTAGGGGGATCTATGTTAGGCGATGCATTAGGTTTGAAAGGAAACTTGAACAATAACTACGTGAAGATTTTGATAGCGGTTGTTATGGTTTTCGGAGCGATTATATCCTTGCTATTCAGTAGCCTTCCGTTGGAACTTATTGTGCTTGCGCAAAGTGTTACCATCTTCCTTGTTCCATTTACTGGAATTGCAATTTATTGGATTGCCAACAGTGAAGATATAATGGGAGAGCATAAGAATAACTTGTTTCAAAAAATTGTTGGTCTATTGGGTATCCTGTTAGTAATCGGACTAGCAGTATTGAATTTTAAAGTATTAGTATTATCATAA
- a CDS encoding PQQ-dependent sugar dehydrogenase gives MIYQPKSIFIFLLCCTFLITGCQQSTGDFKVQEVPVEYLKAGQGFLEVSTVAQGLDVPWGMDYVDNKVLFTEIKGKVKELNLSTGELRTLLDLTDVYTRTTPGLLDIAIQKNTKDDPFVFINYTKKQDSILVSTLIRYQYTGSELINRKEILTVAGASGHNGSRLLIDEKNILYWATGDVADNKMAQDSTTLNGKVLRMNLDGSVPTDNPIPNSLVYAWGFRNIQGMTFDKDANLFTAEHGDAIEDEVNWVRPLHNYGWPLIEGMHDTDEELAIVSKTKMTEPIKSWTPVIAPAGMAYYNHDQIAAWKNALLLVTLKSQTFRVLNLNSDQHTIKEEHIYFGKHFGRMRAVLVLPNGDILLSTSNRDWNPQPGFPKENDDRILRIRASKEQPKEFLQEDVAIATSEKQNGLVLFKNYCASCHREDGKGVEKTFPPLLNSTKIKDLPAFTKLLLEGTTDKQTIKGVRYEQNMASFKFLKDVELAEIINYVSKSFGDKKTTTPKAVKALRN, from the coding sequence ATGATATATCAACCTAAATCTATTTTTATTTTTTTATTGTGTTGTACATTCTTGATTACTGGATGTCAACAATCAACTGGAGATTTTAAGGTTCAAGAGGTGCCAGTAGAATATCTAAAAGCTGGGCAAGGCTTTTTGGAAGTTAGTACTGTAGCTCAGGGGCTTGACGTACCATGGGGAATGGATTACGTCGATAATAAAGTCCTTTTTACCGAAATTAAAGGTAAAGTGAAAGAGTTAAATCTGTCCACTGGCGAGCTTCGGACATTGTTAGACTTGACGGATGTTTACACCCGTACCACACCTGGATTATTAGATATCGCTATTCAGAAAAATACAAAGGATGATCCTTTTGTATTTATCAACTACACGAAGAAGCAAGATTCAATACTTGTTTCGACGCTGATCCGATATCAATACACAGGCTCAGAACTTATTAATCGTAAGGAAATTTTAACTGTTGCTGGCGCAAGCGGACACAATGGTTCTCGATTATTAATTGATGAAAAGAATATACTGTATTGGGCAACAGGTGACGTTGCTGACAATAAAATGGCTCAAGATTCAACAACGTTAAATGGTAAAGTTTTACGCATGAACCTTGATGGATCGGTGCCGACAGATAATCCTATTCCAAATAGCTTAGTATATGCTTGGGGATTCAGAAATATTCAAGGTATGACCTTCGATAAGGATGCCAATTTATTTACTGCTGAACATGGCGATGCGATTGAAGATGAAGTAAACTGGGTTAGACCGTTGCACAACTATGGTTGGCCTCTAATTGAGGGCATGCATGATACAGATGAAGAACTAGCGATCGTATCGAAGACCAAAATGACTGAACCGATTAAATCGTGGACGCCCGTAATCGCTCCTGCAGGAATGGCTTATTATAATCATGATCAAATTGCAGCATGGAAGAATGCTCTCTTATTAGTGACGCTCAAAAGTCAGACATTTCGCGTGTTGAACTTAAATTCGGATCAGCACACTATCAAGGAGGAGCATATTTATTTCGGAAAGCATTTTGGTCGTATGCGTGCGGTATTAGTGCTTCCAAATGGTGATATTTTGCTGTCCACGAGCAATAGAGATTGGAATCCTCAACCAGGATTCCCGAAAGAAAATGACGATAGAATCTTACGCATTCGAGCGAGCAAGGAACAGCCAAAAGAATTCCTACAGGAGGATGTTGCCATCGCGACTTCCGAAAAACAGAATGGTTTGGTTCTATTCAAGAATTATTGTGCTTCCTGCCATAGAGAAGATGGAAAAGGGGTAGAAAAGACATTTCCTCCGTTGTTGAATTCAACGAAAATTAAAGACCTCCCTGCATTCACTAAGCTTCTACTTGAAGGAACAACAGACAAGCAAACAATCAAAGGCGTTCGTTATGAACAAAATATGGCGAGTTTCAAGTTCTTGAAAGATGTTGAACTTGCGGAGATTATTAACTATGTATCGAAAAGCTTTGGAGATAAGAAAACCACAACTCCTAAAGCTGTTAAAGCACTTAGAAATTAA
- a CDS encoding GMC oxidoreductase: MNLNSEFDVIVIGSGISGGWAVKEFTEKGFKTLLIERGRMVKHIQDYPTANLDPWQFEHRGQKTLADTSANKLISKHYAYGEATKHFYIKDEDQEYIQEKPFDWIRGFQVGGKSLLWARQTQRWSDYEFSGPKKYDYGVDWPIRYADLAPWYSHVEKFVGISGNKDGIENMPDSEVVGAFEMNQVEKAIAASIDENFTDRKAIIGRCANLAALKEEQKKQGRGQCMSRSMCERGCPFGGYFSSNSSTIPYSQKTGNLTIITDTIAESILYNKETGKAEGVQVIDANTKEKKQYKAKVIFVNAATLNSNLILLNSKSERFPNGLGNDNGLLGRYIAFHNYRGRLTADIDGFEDSYYYGRRPTQVFIPAFKNIHSDAEKFKGSYLIAFSASREGWSRNPGLNTLGAEFKEAILEPGAWKISMMMQGEVVPIHENHVRLSSDKKDKYGLPQLITSIGYSDNDVAMMEDFFVEGSSILEKAGCKNINKLDQHIAFGRQPGLEVHDVGGVRMGNDPKDSLLNKYNQLHHCKNVFVTDGACMSSVGNQNPSLTFMALTARAVDYAADQLKNGYL, from the coding sequence ATGAACCTAAACAGCGAATTTGATGTAATAGTTATTGGCTCAGGAATTAGTGGAGGATGGGCAGTCAAAGAATTTACCGAGAAAGGCTTTAAAACGCTTCTAATCGAGCGAGGCCGCATGGTAAAACATATTCAAGACTATCCAACTGCGAACTTAGACCCTTGGCAATTTGAACACCGCGGACAGAAAACACTGGCAGACACTTCCGCAAACAAGCTTATCAGTAAACATTATGCCTACGGAGAGGCAACCAAGCATTTCTATATCAAAGATGAAGATCAAGAGTATATTCAGGAGAAGCCTTTTGATTGGATTCGAGGGTTTCAAGTAGGTGGGAAATCTTTACTATGGGCAAGACAGACACAACGTTGGAGCGACTATGAATTTTCGGGCCCTAAGAAATATGACTATGGCGTCGACTGGCCCATTCGTTATGCCGATTTAGCGCCTTGGTATTCCCATGTTGAGAAGTTTGTAGGAATTTCAGGAAACAAGGATGGGATTGAAAATATGCCTGATTCAGAAGTTGTAGGCGCATTTGAAATGAATCAAGTTGAAAAAGCTATCGCTGCATCGATTGATGAGAATTTTACAGATCGAAAAGCCATAATTGGACGCTGTGCGAATTTAGCTGCTTTGAAAGAAGAACAGAAAAAGCAGGGGCGGGGGCAGTGTATGTCGAGATCAATGTGTGAAAGAGGCTGTCCATTCGGAGGTTATTTTAGTTCAAATTCCTCAACGATTCCTTATTCTCAAAAGACCGGTAATCTTACGATTATCACGGATACCATCGCTGAATCTATTCTATATAATAAAGAAACTGGGAAAGCAGAAGGTGTTCAGGTTATTGATGCTAATACAAAAGAAAAGAAACAATATAAAGCAAAAGTAATTTTTGTCAATGCGGCAACGCTGAATTCTAATTTAATACTCTTGAATTCAAAATCTGAGCGCTTTCCGAATGGCTTAGGAAATGACAATGGCTTGTTGGGGCGATACATCGCCTTTCATAATTATCGAGGAAGGTTAACTGCGGATATCGATGGTTTTGAAGATTCCTATTATTATGGTCGCCGACCTACTCAAGTATTTATTCCGGCATTTAAAAACATTCACAGCGATGCAGAGAAATTCAAAGGATCTTATCTAATTGCCTTTTCCGCAAGTCGAGAAGGATGGAGTAGAAATCCTGGCCTGAACACTTTGGGTGCGGAGTTCAAGGAAGCAATATTGGAGCCGGGAGCATGGAAAATATCAATGATGATGCAAGGAGAGGTTGTGCCAATCCACGAAAACCATGTCCGCTTAAGTAGCGACAAAAAAGATAAATATGGCTTGCCACAGCTTATTACGTCGATTGGTTATTCAGATAATGATGTTGCGATGATGGAAGATTTCTTCGTCGAAGGGTCTTCTATTTTAGAAAAGGCAGGATGTAAAAACATAAATAAACTGGATCAACATATTGCTTTTGGACGCCAGCCTGGACTTGAAGTTCATGACGTCGGCGGAGTACGTATGGGAAATGATCCGAAAGACTCGCTATTGAATAAATACAATCAGCTTCACCATTGCAAAAATGTCTTTGTCACCGATGGTGCATGTATGTCAAGCGTAGGAAATCAAAATCCTTCGTTGACCTTTATGGCGTTAACAGCTCGTGCAGTTGATTATGCCGCCGATCAATTGAAAAACGGATACTTATAA
- a CDS encoding prolyl oligopeptidase family serine peptidase yields MRTSILFFCLLKLLVFSVISTTYAQERLDKKVIWSEISTYFQPPFAYKEQYGDYKSFLIDEEGKAIRTMSAWKQQSNKIRSKWMQQMGQWPELMSDQKLKYIDSTQREGYTEYVVAFNWLPNQETKGYLLVPNIKGKKPAVLTVFYEPETAIGKGKEDRDFALQLCKRGFITLSIGTTETTNNKTYSLYYPSINNAQIQPLSALAYAAANAWYVLANHKEIDDTKIGIMGHSYGGKWAMFASCLFDKFACAVWSDPGIVFDENKGSGVNYWEPWYLGYYPPPWENAWRKTGLIEGAKGLYPTLMESKQDLHELHALMAPRPFLVSGGSSDPVERWEPLNHTIRLNKLLGFKNRVAMTNRKEHSPNAESNRQANLFFEYFLK; encoded by the coding sequence ATGAGGACATCGATTTTATTCTTCTGTTTATTAAAGCTACTCGTGTTTAGTGTCATATCGACTACTTACGCGCAGGAGCGGCTTGATAAAAAGGTAATTTGGTCCGAAATCAGCACCTATTTTCAACCTCCTTTTGCCTATAAGGAGCAATATGGTGACTATAAATCTTTCCTTATCGATGAGGAGGGGAAAGCTATTCGAACCATGTCGGCTTGGAAACAGCAATCGAATAAAATCCGTTCGAAATGGATGCAGCAAATGGGACAATGGCCTGAATTAATGTCAGATCAAAAGCTCAAATATATTGATAGTACGCAGCGTGAAGGATATACAGAGTATGTAGTTGCTTTCAATTGGTTGCCAAATCAAGAAACAAAAGGATATTTGCTCGTTCCGAACATTAAAGGTAAAAAGCCCGCTGTTTTAACAGTATTCTATGAACCTGAAACGGCTATTGGAAAAGGAAAAGAAGATCGTGATTTTGCCTTACAGCTTTGTAAGCGAGGTTTTATTACCCTGTCAATCGGTACGACCGAGACCACCAATAATAAGACATATTCACTTTATTATCCATCTATAAATAATGCGCAAATTCAACCGCTTTCGGCTTTAGCGTATGCTGCTGCGAATGCTTGGTATGTCCTTGCAAACCACAAGGAAATTGACGACACGAAGATTGGTATTATGGGGCATTCTTATGGCGGGAAATGGGCGATGTTTGCGTCCTGTTTGTTCGATAAATTTGCTTGTGCTGTATGGTCTGATCCAGGGATTGTATTCGATGAAAATAAAGGCTCGGGTGTCAATTATTGGGAACCATGGTATTTGGGTTATTACCCTCCGCCCTGGGAAAATGCTTGGCGGAAAACAGGGTTAATTGAGGGAGCGAAAGGATTGTATCCCACACTGATGGAGTCGAAACAAGATTTACATGAACTACATGCTTTAATGGCGCCACGACCGTTTTTAGTTTCCGGAGGTTCTTCGGATCCTGTAGAACGATGGGAACCTTTAAATCATACCATAAGATTAAATAAATTATTAGGATTTAAAAATAGAGTAGCAATGACGAACAGAAAAGAGCATTCTCCGAATGCCGAATCGAATAGGCAAGCGAACCTGTTTTTTGAATATTTCTTGAAGTAA